From Sphingobium sp. B2D3C:
GATCGCGAGCCTCGCGGGCCTGTCGCGCTCGCGGCCGGGTCTGGCGGCTGCGCTGGCGATCTTCATGTTCAGCCTTGCGGGTATTCCGCCGCTGTTCGGCTTCTGGGCCAAGTTCCTGGTGTTCGATGCCGCCGTCGGCGCGGGCCTTACGCCGCTGGCCGCCATCGGTATCGCGGCTTCGGTGATCGGCGCCTTCTATTATCTCAAGGTGGTCAAGACGATGTACTTCGACCAGCCGGCCGAGCCTTATGGCACCGCCCGCAGCCCGCTGGAATATGGGCTTATGACCGCCTGCGCGGCGATCATCGTGGTGGGCTATCTGCTCAACCCCTGGCTCGACCGGGCGAGCGCGGCTGCTGCAGCTTCGCTTTTCTGAGACCGCCGCGCGTCGCCTCCCGAGGGGGGCGACGCGGCGGTGCCCAATGGGCGCGTCGATGACCCTCGATCACCGCATGGCGTCACAGGGGCGCGGCTAGATGGTTCACGCGCGCATCCATGTCGTACCGGAAACCGGCTCCACCAATGCCGATCTGCGCGCGCAGGCCGATCGCTGGCCGGATGGGCACTGGCTTCGCGCCGAGCGCCAGATGGCCGGGCGAGGGCGGCTCGGGCGTGCATGGCAGAGTCCGACGGGCAATCTCTACGCGTCCACCCTGATCGCGCTGCAGCCGGGTGATCCGCCAGTCACCGGCATCAGTTTGATGATGGGGATCGCGGTCCATGACGCGCTTTCAAGCCTCGCAGAGAAGGCGCCGATCCTGCTGAAATGGCCCAATGATGTTCTTGCGGATGGCGCCAAGCTCGCGGGCATGTTGCTGGAGCGGGAGGGGCAGGCGATCATCGCCGGGATCGGGGTCAATATCGCCACCGCGCCGTCGCTCGCCGACCGCCCGACCGTGGCGCTGAACGCCTTGCCGGGCGGGGCTGACGTTACCGCCGAGGCGGTTCTCGACGCGCTGGTTCTCGCGGTCGACCGCTGGCTGCCACGCTGGCGCGCCGAGGGGATGGCCGCGTTCATTCCCGCCTGGCTTGCCCGTGCGCATCCCATCGGCACGCCGCTGGTGGTGACGGGCACGGGTGACACGTCCCTGCACGGGCGCTTTGCCGGCCTGCGCGGCGATGGCGCGCTGATGCTCGCCTGCGAGGATGGGACACAGGCGGTCGTGCACAGCGGCGATGTCGGCATATTGCCTTGAATTCGGCGCTGGAAACGCGCAACGCCGCCTGAGAGGATCAGCCCATGTTGCTAGCCATCGATGCCGGAAATACCAATGTCGTCTTCGCGCTGATCGCGCCCGATCGCACGATCCGCGCGCGCTGGCGGATCGCCACCGATCCGCGCCGCACCGGCGATGAATATGCCGTGTGGATCAACCAGCTGCTCCAGCTCGAAGGGCTGGGCATGAAGGATGTGACGGCGGTGATCGTCTCCACGGTCGTGCCGCGCGCGCTGCATAATCTCGACGTGCTGGCCCGCAAATATTTCGGCGTCGAGCCGCTGATTGCCGGCAAGCCGCCGGTGGAGTGGCACATCAATGTGGACGTGCCGATGCCGCAAACGCTCGGCGCGGATCGCGCGCTCAATGCCATCGCCGCCCATGACGCTTATGAGGGCGATCTCATCGTCATCGATTTCGGCACCGCGACGACCTTCGATTATATCGATTATACCGGCGCCTATAAGGGCGGGATCATTGCGCCGGGCATCAACCTGTCGCTCGATGCGCTGGTGAACAATGCCGCGAAACTGCCCCGCATCGCCATCGAATCCCCCCGCAACAATGATTCCGTGATCGGCCGCACCACGGAGGACCAGATGCTGATTGGTGTTTTCTGGGGATATGTGGCAATGATGGAGGGGCTGGTCATGCGGATGCGCAAGGAGATCGGCCGCCCGGCGACTGTCCTTGCCACCGGCGGCCTCGCCATTTTGTTCGACCAGAAGACCGATCTCTTCGATGCCATTGTGCCGGATCTCACATTGACCGGCCTGGCACTCCTTTATGAACGCAGCGGAAAAAGTGCATGACGCCAGGCGATGAACTTCTCTTCCTGGCCCTTGGTGGGTCAGGCGAAATTGGCATGAATCTCAATCTCTATGGCTGTCGTGGCAAATGGTTGATGGTGGATCTGGGGGTGACCTTCTCCGATCCGTCCTTCCCCGGCATCGATCTCATCATGCCGGACACCGCGTTCATCGAGGAGCGGCAGAAGGATCTGCTCGGCATCGTGCTCACCCATGGGCATGAGGATCATATCGGCGCGGTGCCCTATCTTGCGGCCGATCTCGACGTGCCGATCTATGCAACGCCGTTCACCGCCGGTCTGGTGCGGGGCAAGCTCGCCGAGGAAGGTCTGACGGACAGCGTGACGCTGCATGTCATCCAGGAGGACGAGAGCTTCCAACTCGGCGACTTCCGGATGCGCTATCTGCCGCTGGCGCACTCCATCCCGGAAGGCAATGCGCTGCTGATCGAGACGCCCTTTGGCCGCATCTTCCACACCGGCGACTGGAAGCTCGACGATGAGCCCCAGATCGGCGTGCCGTCCACAGCAGAAGAGCTGAAGGCGGTGGGCGACGAGGGCGTATTGGCGCTCGTGTGCGACAGCACCAATGTGTTCAATCCCGAGGCCAGCGGCTCGGAAGGCTCTGTGCAGGCCGATCTGCTGAGCACCATCGCCGGCGCTAAGGGCCGGGTGGTGGTGACCAC
This genomic window contains:
- a CDS encoding biotin--[acetyl-CoA-carboxylase] ligase, which encodes MVHARIHVVPETGSTNADLRAQADRWPDGHWLRAERQMAGRGRLGRAWQSPTGNLYASTLIALQPGDPPVTGISLMMGIAVHDALSSLAEKAPILLKWPNDVLADGAKLAGMLLEREGQAIIAGIGVNIATAPSLADRPTVALNALPGGADVTAEAVLDALVLAVDRWLPRWRAEGMAAFIPAWLARAHPIGTPLVVTGTGDTSLHGRFAGLRGDGALMLACEDGTQAVVHSGDVGILP
- a CDS encoding type III pantothenate kinase — its product is MLLAIDAGNTNVVFALIAPDRTIRARWRIATDPRRTGDEYAVWINQLLQLEGLGMKDVTAVIVSTVVPRALHNLDVLARKYFGVEPLIAGKPPVEWHINVDVPMPQTLGADRALNAIAAHDAYEGDLIVIDFGTATTFDYIDYTGAYKGGIIAPGINLSLDALVNNAAKLPRIAIESPRNNDSVIGRTTEDQMLIGVFWGYVAMMEGLVMRMRKEIGRPATVLATGGLAILFDQKTDLFDAIVPDLTLTGLALLYERSGKSA